From Trichomycterus rosablanca isolate fTriRos1 chromosome 18, fTriRos1.hap1, whole genome shotgun sequence, the proteins below share one genomic window:
- the ogdhb gene encoding 2-oxoglutarate dehydrogenase complex component E1 isoform X1, whose product MHRFWTCASRLRPRTVAQNAQSCLQQMLMAGSARTFQPVRCYTSPIVAEPILKDTSTNYMEEMYYAWLENPRSVHKSWDDFFRNANAGASPGAAHQSPRPSGVHSVLPQTQALLKGHPKVEKLVADHLAVQSLIRAYQIRGHHVAQLDPLGIMDADLDLCVPVDLITSSDKLGYYGLSESDLDKVFRLPTTTFIGGGESTLPLREIIRRLEMAYCQHIGVEFMFINDVEQCQWIRQKFETPGMMHFTPEEKRNLLARMIRSTRFEEFLQRKWSSEKRFGLEGCEALIPALKTIIDKSSESGVESVILGMPHRGRLNVLANVIRKELEQIFCQFDSKLEAADEGSGDVKYHLGMYHRRLNRTTGRNISLSLVANPSHLEAVNPVVQGKTKAEQFYCGDTEGNRVMSILLHGDAAFAGQGIVYETFHLSDLPSYTTHGTVHVVVNNQIGFTTDPRMARSSPYPTDVARVVNAPIFHVNADDPEAVMYVCRVAAEWRATFHKDVVVDLVGYRRNGHNEMDEPMFTQPLMYKQIKKQKPVLQKYVDKLIAEGAVTRQEYEVEIAKYDEICEEAYTRSKDEKILHIKHWLDSPWPDFFTQEGQPKSMSCPSTGLNEEELVHIGKVASSIPVDGFTVHGGLSRILKSRSAMVGDRMADWALGEYMAFGSLLKQGIHVRLSGQDVERGTFSHRHHILHNQNEDKRTCIPMNHIHQNQAPYTVCNSSLSEYGVLGFELGFAMASPNALVLWEAQFGDFHNTAQCIIDQFICAGQAKWVRQNGIVLLLPHGMEGMGPEHSSARPERFLQMCNDDPDVLPKITADFAVQQLYDCNWIVVNCSTPANYFHVLRRQILQSFRKPLIIFTPKSLLRHPEAKSSFDYMLSGTHFRRLIPEEGAASQNPAGVKRIIFCTGKVYYDLSKERKSKEMEDTVAIARIEQLSPFPFDLVKAEIEKYPQAELVWCQEEHKNQGYYDYVRPRIRTTVARKHPLWYAGREPAAAPATGNKKSHLLELEQFMNKAFNLDVFRDQI is encoded by the exons ATGCACCGTTTTTGGACTTGTGCTTCTCGGCTTCGGCCGCGCACAGTCGCCCAGAATGCTCAGAGCTGTTTGCAGCAGATGTTGATGGCTGGTTCAGCCAGGACATTTCAGCCAGTTAGGTGCTACACATCACCTATCGTTGCTGAGCCGATTCTTAAGGATACAAGTACTAACTATATGGAGGAGATGTACTACGCATGGTTGGAAAACCCCAGGAGTGTACATAAG TCATGGGATGACTTTTTTCGCAATGCCAATGCAGGTGCGTCTCCAGGTGCTGCTCATCAGAGCCCCCGTCCCTCCGGGGTTCATTCTGTTTTGCCTCAAACCCAGGCACTCCTTAAAGGTCACCCTAAAGTGGAGAAGCTGGTAGCAGACCACCTGGCTGTGCAATCACTCATCCGGGCATACCAG ATACGTGGACATCATGTTGCCCAGCTGGACCCCTTGGGAATAATGGATGCTGATCTTGATTTGTGTGTCCCTGTGGATCTCATCACTTCTTCTGATAAACTCG GTTACTATGGTCTGTCTGAGTCAGACCTGGACAAAGTCTTCCGGCTCCCCACTACCACCTTCATTGGGGGCGGTGAAAGCACCCTTCCACTCAGGGAAATCATCCGTCGCTTGGAG ATGGCGTACTGTCAGCACATTGGAGTGGAGTTCATGTTCATTAATGATGTGGAGCAATGCCAGTGGATCAGGCAGAAGTTTGAGACGCCTGGCATGATGCACTTTACTCCAGAGGAGAAACGGAATTTATTAGCTCGCATGATCCGCTCTACCAG GTTTGAGGAGTTCTTGCAAAGAAAGTGGTCCTCTGAAAAGCGTTTTGGCCTGGAGGGATGCGAGGCCCTCATTCCTGCCCTCAAAACAATCATCGACAAGTCCAGTGAGAGTGGTGTCGAGAGTGTGATCTTGGGAATGCCCCACAG GGGTCGTCTGAACGTGCTGGCCAACGTCATCCGTAAAGAGCTGGAGCAGATCTTTTGTCAGTTTGATTCCAAGCTTGAGGCTGCTGATGAG GGTTCAGGAGATGTGAAGTACCATCTGGGGATGTATCACAGACGACTCAACCGTACCACTGGTCGTAACATCAGTCTGTCACTCGTGGCTAATCCTTCTCACCTGGAGGCAGTGAACCCAGTGGTGCAGGGCAAGACCAAGGCTGAGCAGTTCTACTGTGGAGACACTGAAGGCAACAGG GTGATGTCTATTTTGTTGCATGGAGATGCAGCATTTGCCGGCCAGGGCATCGTGTATGAGACTTTTCATTTGAGTGATCTGCCCTCCTATACAACTCATGGCACAGTGCATGTAGTGGTCAACAACCAG ATTGGCTTTACCACCGACCCACGTATGGCCCGCTCTTCTCCCTATCCTACTGATGTGGCCCGGGTAGTCAACGCCCCCATCTTTCATGTCAATGCCGACGACCCAGAAGCTGTCATGTACGTGTGCAGAGTTGCTGCTGAGTGGAGGGCAACTTTCCATAAAGACGTAGTGGTAGACCTG GTAGGCTACCGGCGCAACGGCCACAACGAGATGGATGAGCCTATGTTCACGCAACCCCTGATGTACAAGCAGATAAAGAAGCAAAAGCCCGTGTTGCAGAAATATGTGGACAAGCTCATAGCTGAGGGTGCAGTCACAAGACAGGAGTATGAG GTAGAAATTGCCAAATATGACGAGATCTGCGAGGAGGCTTACACTCGCTCCAAAGATGAGAAGATCTTGCACATTAAACACTGGCTTGACTCGCCATGGCCTG ATTTCTTCACTCAGGAGGGTCAGCCAAAGTCCATGAGCTGTCCGTCCACCGGCCTGAACGAAGAGGAGCTTGTCCATATCGGCAAAGTGGCTTCATCTATACCTGTTGATGGCTTCACTGTACATGGAG GTCTAAGTCGTATTTTGAAGAGCAGATCGGCAATGGTAGGAGACCGGATGGCAGACTGGGCTCTGGGAGAATACATGGCTTTTGGCTCGCTGCTTAAGCAGGGCATTCATGTGCGCCTCAGTGGCCAGGATGTAGAAAGGGGCACCTTCAG TCACCGGCATCATATACTGCACAATCAGAATGAGGACAAGAGAACATGCATCCCTATGAATCACATTCATCAAAACCAGGCCCCTTACACGGTGTGCAATAGCTCCCTGTCTGAGTATGGAGTATTAG GGTTCGAGCTGGGTTTTGCTATGGCAAGCCCAAACGCACTGGTTCTCTGGGAGGCTCAGTTTGGTGACTTCCACAACACAGCTCAGTGCATCATTGACCAGTTTATCTGCGCAGGCCAAGCCAAGTGGGTGAGGCAGAATGGTATTGTCCTGCTTCTTCCACATGGGATGGAAGGAATG GGTCCTGAGCACTCGTCTGCTCGTCCGGAGCGCTTCCTTCAGATGTGCAACGACGACCCTGATGTTTTACCT AAAATCACAGCTGACTTTGCAGTGCAGCAGCTGTATGATTGTAACTGGATCGTGGTAAACTGTTCAACCCCTGCTAATTACTTCCACGTGCTGAGGAGACAGATCCTTCAATCTTTTCGCAAACCT CTAATAATCTTCACCCCTAAATCGTTGTTACGCCACCCTGAAGCCAAGTCCAGTTTTGATTACATGCTCTCAG GCACACATTTTAGGCGTTTGATCCCAGAAGAGGGTGCAGCATCCCAGAATCCAGCTGGAGTAAAACGCATCATCTTCTGCACTGGCAAGGTCTACTATGATCTAAGCAAAGAGCGCAAGAGCAAAGAAATGGAGGACACTGTAGCAATTGCACGCATCGAACAG CTCTCTCCATTCCCGTTTGACCTGGTGAAGGCAGAGATTGAGAAGTACCCACAGGCTGAGCTGGTGTGGTGCCAAGAGGAGCACAAGAATCAGGGCTACTATGACTATGTTAGGCCACGTATCCGCACGACTGTCGCTCGTAAACATCCTCTCTG GTATGCTGGACGTGAACCAGCTGCTGCTCCAGCCACTGGAAACAAGAAGTCTCATCTCTTGGAGCTGGAGCAATTTATGAACAAGGCCTTTAACCTGGATGTCTTTCGGGACCAGATTTAA
- the ogdhb gene encoding 2-oxoglutarate dehydrogenase complex component E1 isoform X2, which produces MHRFWTCASRLRPRTVAQNAQSCLQQMLMAGSARTFQPVRCYTSPIVAEPILKDTSTNYMEEMYYAWLENPRSVHKSWDDFFRNANAGASPGAAHQSPRPSGVHSVLPQTQALLKGHPKVEKLVADHLAVQSLIRAYQIRGHHVAQLDPLGIMDADLDLCVPVDLITSSDKLGYYGLSESDLDKVFRLPTTTFIGGGESTLPLREIIRRLEMAYCQHIGVEFMFINDVEQCQWIRQKFETPGMMHFTPEEKRNLLARMIRSTRFEEFLQRKWSSEKRFGLEGCEALIPALKTIIDKSSESGVESVILGMPHRGRLNVLANVIRKELEQIFCQFDSKLEAADEGSGDVKYHLGMYHRRLNRTTGRNISLSLVANPSHLEAVNPVVQGKTKAEQFYCGDTEGNRVMSILLHGDAAFAGQGIVYETFHLSDLPSYTTHGTVHVVVNNQIGFTTDPRMARSSPYPTDVARVVNAPIFHVNADDPEAVMYVCRVAAEWRATFHKDVVVDLVGYRRNGHNEMDEPMFTQPLMYKQIKKQKPVLQKYVDKLIAEGAVTRQEYEVEIAKYDEICEEAYTRSKDEKILHIKHWLDSPWPDFFTQEGQPKSMSCPSTGLNEEELVHIGKVASSIPVDGFTVHGGLSRILKSRSAMVGDRMADWALGEYMAFGSLLKQGIHVRLSGQDVERGTFSHRHHILHNQNEDKRTCIPMNHIHQNQAPYTVCNSSLSEYGVLGFELGFAMASPNALVLWEAQFGDFHNTAQCIIDQFICAGQAKWVRQNGIVLLLPHGMEGMGPEHSSARPERFLQMCNDDPDVLPKITADFAVQQLYDCNWIVVNCSTPANYFHVLRRQILQSFRKPLIIFTPKSLLRHPEAKSSFDYMLSDSLFPAWCRSTIFFLVSFDSILVLAMVEFGV; this is translated from the exons ATGCACCGTTTTTGGACTTGTGCTTCTCGGCTTCGGCCGCGCACAGTCGCCCAGAATGCTCAGAGCTGTTTGCAGCAGATGTTGATGGCTGGTTCAGCCAGGACATTTCAGCCAGTTAGGTGCTACACATCACCTATCGTTGCTGAGCCGATTCTTAAGGATACAAGTACTAACTATATGGAGGAGATGTACTACGCATGGTTGGAAAACCCCAGGAGTGTACATAAG TCATGGGATGACTTTTTTCGCAATGCCAATGCAGGTGCGTCTCCAGGTGCTGCTCATCAGAGCCCCCGTCCCTCCGGGGTTCATTCTGTTTTGCCTCAAACCCAGGCACTCCTTAAAGGTCACCCTAAAGTGGAGAAGCTGGTAGCAGACCACCTGGCTGTGCAATCACTCATCCGGGCATACCAG ATACGTGGACATCATGTTGCCCAGCTGGACCCCTTGGGAATAATGGATGCTGATCTTGATTTGTGTGTCCCTGTGGATCTCATCACTTCTTCTGATAAACTCG GTTACTATGGTCTGTCTGAGTCAGACCTGGACAAAGTCTTCCGGCTCCCCACTACCACCTTCATTGGGGGCGGTGAAAGCACCCTTCCACTCAGGGAAATCATCCGTCGCTTGGAG ATGGCGTACTGTCAGCACATTGGAGTGGAGTTCATGTTCATTAATGATGTGGAGCAATGCCAGTGGATCAGGCAGAAGTTTGAGACGCCTGGCATGATGCACTTTACTCCAGAGGAGAAACGGAATTTATTAGCTCGCATGATCCGCTCTACCAG GTTTGAGGAGTTCTTGCAAAGAAAGTGGTCCTCTGAAAAGCGTTTTGGCCTGGAGGGATGCGAGGCCCTCATTCCTGCCCTCAAAACAATCATCGACAAGTCCAGTGAGAGTGGTGTCGAGAGTGTGATCTTGGGAATGCCCCACAG GGGTCGTCTGAACGTGCTGGCCAACGTCATCCGTAAAGAGCTGGAGCAGATCTTTTGTCAGTTTGATTCCAAGCTTGAGGCTGCTGATGAG GGTTCAGGAGATGTGAAGTACCATCTGGGGATGTATCACAGACGACTCAACCGTACCACTGGTCGTAACATCAGTCTGTCACTCGTGGCTAATCCTTCTCACCTGGAGGCAGTGAACCCAGTGGTGCAGGGCAAGACCAAGGCTGAGCAGTTCTACTGTGGAGACACTGAAGGCAACAGG GTGATGTCTATTTTGTTGCATGGAGATGCAGCATTTGCCGGCCAGGGCATCGTGTATGAGACTTTTCATTTGAGTGATCTGCCCTCCTATACAACTCATGGCACAGTGCATGTAGTGGTCAACAACCAG ATTGGCTTTACCACCGACCCACGTATGGCCCGCTCTTCTCCCTATCCTACTGATGTGGCCCGGGTAGTCAACGCCCCCATCTTTCATGTCAATGCCGACGACCCAGAAGCTGTCATGTACGTGTGCAGAGTTGCTGCTGAGTGGAGGGCAACTTTCCATAAAGACGTAGTGGTAGACCTG GTAGGCTACCGGCGCAACGGCCACAACGAGATGGATGAGCCTATGTTCACGCAACCCCTGATGTACAAGCAGATAAAGAAGCAAAAGCCCGTGTTGCAGAAATATGTGGACAAGCTCATAGCTGAGGGTGCAGTCACAAGACAGGAGTATGAG GTAGAAATTGCCAAATATGACGAGATCTGCGAGGAGGCTTACACTCGCTCCAAAGATGAGAAGATCTTGCACATTAAACACTGGCTTGACTCGCCATGGCCTG ATTTCTTCACTCAGGAGGGTCAGCCAAAGTCCATGAGCTGTCCGTCCACCGGCCTGAACGAAGAGGAGCTTGTCCATATCGGCAAAGTGGCTTCATCTATACCTGTTGATGGCTTCACTGTACATGGAG GTCTAAGTCGTATTTTGAAGAGCAGATCGGCAATGGTAGGAGACCGGATGGCAGACTGGGCTCTGGGAGAATACATGGCTTTTGGCTCGCTGCTTAAGCAGGGCATTCATGTGCGCCTCAGTGGCCAGGATGTAGAAAGGGGCACCTTCAG TCACCGGCATCATATACTGCACAATCAGAATGAGGACAAGAGAACATGCATCCCTATGAATCACATTCATCAAAACCAGGCCCCTTACACGGTGTGCAATAGCTCCCTGTCTGAGTATGGAGTATTAG GGTTCGAGCTGGGTTTTGCTATGGCAAGCCCAAACGCACTGGTTCTCTGGGAGGCTCAGTTTGGTGACTTCCACAACACAGCTCAGTGCATCATTGACCAGTTTATCTGCGCAGGCCAAGCCAAGTGGGTGAGGCAGAATGGTATTGTCCTGCTTCTTCCACATGGGATGGAAGGAATG GGTCCTGAGCACTCGTCTGCTCGTCCGGAGCGCTTCCTTCAGATGTGCAACGACGACCCTGATGTTTTACCT AAAATCACAGCTGACTTTGCAGTGCAGCAGCTGTATGATTGTAACTGGATCGTGGTAAACTGTTCAACCCCTGCTAATTACTTCCACGTGCTGAGGAGACAGATCCTTCAATCTTTTCGCAAACCT CTAATAATCTTCACCCCTAAATCGTTGTTACGCCACCCTGAAGCCAAGTCCAGTTTTGATTACATGCTCTCAG attcactcttcccagcctggtgcaggtctacaattttcttcctggtgtccttcgacagcattttggtcttggccatggttgagtttggagtctga